A stretch of bacterium DNA encodes these proteins:
- a CDS encoding gamma carbonic anhydrase family protein translates to MILKLAEQIPQVAEAAFIAPDSWIIGAVTIGKNSSVFFNVVIRGDILPVKVGSNSNLQEHVTVHTSHGRTPAIIGDDVTVGHRAIIHGATVCDRVIIGMGSIILDEARISSDSIVGAGSLVTEGKEFPPRSLVLGSPAKVVRELTDEEVESIQFSSRTYVKTAQSLKVALAQS, encoded by the coding sequence ATGATTTTAAAACTTGCAGAGCAGATTCCACAAGTTGCCGAGGCTGCTTTTATCGCTCCAGATAGTTGGATCATTGGGGCTGTGACAATCGGGAAAAACTCTTCTGTCTTTTTTAATGTGGTTATCCGTGGCGATATTCTACCTGTGAAAGTTGGCAGTAACTCTAATTTGCAAGAGCATGTTACCGTGCATACCTCGCATGGTCGAACACCAGCAATTATTGGCGACGATGTCACAGTTGGGCACCGTGCGATTATTCACGGAGCTACGGTTTGCGACCGAGTAATCATCGGGATGGGTTCAATTATCTTAGACGAAGCCCGCATTAGTTCTGATTCAATCGTGGGGGCTGGATCGTTAGTGACCGAGGGCAAAGAGTTCCCTCCACGGTCACTCGTCCTTGGAAGTCCGGCAAAAGTTGTACGTGAATTAACTGACGAGGAAGTTGAATCGATCCAATTCTCCTCACGCACTTACGTTAAAACTGCGCAATCTTTGAAAGTAGCCTTGGCCCAATCATAG
- a CDS encoding alpha-ketoacid dehydrogenase subunit beta: MRELSIREALNEALAEEMERDPNVFLMGEEVGYYDGAYKVSRGLLQRFGEKRIIDTPISENGFAGIGVGAAMVGMRPVIEFMTWNFSLIAIDQVVNAAAKIRQMSAGQFKVPIVFRGPGGSVHQLAAQHSQSFEGLYAHVPGLKVVMPATPYDAKGLLKTAIRDDNPIVFIESEAMYSNKGPVPEEEYLIPIGLADLKRSGSQISLFCWSKTVPTCLQAAELLAAQHIDAEVIDLRSLRPLDEAAVINSVKKTNRALIVQEAWPIASYGSWLASFICDNAFDWLDGPPLVMSGLDYPYPYAKNIEGLMRPTAEQVVEQALRLLNFF, translated from the coding sequence ATGAGAGAACTAAGCATTCGAGAAGCATTGAATGAAGCGTTAGCCGAAGAAATGGAACGCGACCCTAATGTGTTTTTGATGGGTGAAGAAGTTGGTTATTATGATGGTGCCTATAAGGTATCACGAGGATTGCTCCAACGCTTTGGTGAGAAGCGTATTATCGATACACCGATCAGTGAGAATGGATTTGCGGGAATCGGCGTTGGCGCAGCGATGGTGGGGATGCGTCCAGTCATCGAATTTATGACTTGGAATTTTTCGCTAATCGCAATTGATCAAGTAGTTAATGCTGCTGCAAAAATCCGCCAAATGTCGGCCGGACAATTTAAAGTGCCCATTGTTTTTCGTGGCCCAGGTGGGTCTGTGCATCAACTCGCGGCGCAACACTCCCAGTCATTTGAAGGATTATATGCGCATGTTCCAGGACTTAAAGTTGTGATGCCGGCTACGCCCTATGACGCCAAGGGTTTACTAAAGACAGCAATTCGCGATGATAACCCAATCGTTTTTATTGAATCTGAGGCGATGTACAGCAATAAGGGGCCAGTGCCTGAGGAAGAATACCTGATTCCGATTGGTCTGGCAGATCTTAAGCGTAGCGGCAGTCAAATTTCTCTTTTTTGTTGGTCAAAAACTGTGCCAACTTGCCTGCAAGCTGCCGAGCTTTTAGCGGCACAGCATATTGATGCGGAAGTAATTGATTTAAGAAGTTTACGCCCACTCGATGAAGCGGCCGTGATTAATTCAGTTAAAAAAACAAACCGCGCGCTAATCGTTCAGGAGGCATGGCCAATTGCGAGTTATGGATCTTGGCTTGCCAGTTTTATTTGTGACAACGCTTTTGATTGGTTAGACGGTCCTCCGCTAGTAATGTCTGGATTAGATTATCCCTATCCATATGCGAAGAATATTGAAGGTTTGATGCGCCCAACTGCCGAGCAGGTGGTTGAACAAGCTTTGCGCTTATTAAACTTCTTTTAA
- the pdhA gene encoding pyruvate dehydrogenase (acetyl-transferring) E1 component subunit alpha translates to MTGEQLLKIYRKMLVMRRFEEEAARAYTERKIGGFLHLYIGQEAVGAGVIEALEAKDYVISAYRIHGQYLARGGTAREGMAELFGKATGCSKGLGGSMHFFDAKNNFLGGHGIVGAHVPIAAGAAFAAKYRDEGAVCVCFLGDGAVSIGPFHEGMCLAALWKLPVVFIVENNYYAMGTPLSRSLVTDDASIRALGYPMARDSVEGVDVVDCYRTAKRAIDRARNESLPMLIEFKTYRYRGHSMADPGKYRTKEEVEAWKARDPLFLAEERLRRDYPELAVQIDPIKSAVEDEIADAVQFAHESPEPTPNMISDYVSI, encoded by the coding sequence ATGACTGGAGAACAGTTACTAAAAATTTACCGTAAGATGCTCGTGATGCGCCGTTTTGAAGAAGAAGCAGCGCGAGCGTACACAGAAAGAAAGATCGGCGGCTTTTTGCATTTGTATATTGGCCAAGAAGCTGTTGGTGCAGGAGTGATCGAAGCACTCGAAGCAAAAGACTACGTAATTTCAGCATATCGCATCCACGGTCAATATCTTGCTCGAGGCGGGACGGCACGTGAAGGAATGGCCGAATTATTTGGCAAAGCAACTGGCTGTAGCAAGGGTCTTGGCGGGTCGATGCATTTCTTTGATGCAAAAAATAATTTTCTTGGTGGTCATGGTATTGTTGGCGCGCATGTACCAATTGCTGCAGGAGCTGCTTTTGCTGCGAAGTATCGCGATGAGGGAGCCGTCTGCGTTTGTTTTCTAGGTGATGGCGCAGTTAGTATTGGACCATTTCATGAAGGGATGTGTCTTGCTGCCCTTTGGAAATTGCCAGTAGTTTTTATCGTAGAAAATAACTACTACGCGATGGGCACTCCACTTTCGCGCTCACTCGTCACGGATGATGCTTCTATTCGCGCATTAGGTTATCCGATGGCTCGAGATTCTGTTGAAGGCGTAGATGTTGTTGATTGTTACCGCACAGCAAAACGAGCAATTGACCGTGCGCGCAATGAATCCCTACCAATGTTGATTGAGTTTAAAACTTATCGCTACCGTGGGCATTCGATGGCAGATCCTGGGAAATACCGCACTAAAGAAGAAGTCGAGGCCTGGAAGGCACGCGATCCACTGTTTCTTGCAGAAGAACGTTTGCGCCGAGATTATCCTGAGCTTGCTGTGCAAATCGACCCAATCAAGTCGGCGGTTGAGGATGAGATTGCAGATGCTGTGCAGTTTGCGCACGAATCGCCTGAACCAACACCAAATATGATTAGTGATTACGTATCCATATAA
- a CDS encoding crossover junction endodeoxyribonuclease RuvC, which produces MQSSSNNSNTSKSLLIPRSNNSSYLLSVDPSLRSTGWVLFSIETQAPVIAGLIKPTNTQLALASRLNQFQNTVSELLEYLKLNSKDYLVCEGPAPLVLNPQSALKVEHVRGMFETIARARNVCVPGRLNPRSVQSEILGLRGAQINRKQVKAVAKKTCEQLFPNLNLELVGIKIRKNELPQDIIDALLIGMLACSRIRQAIFSGIEPEASFAERRQNSRSKSAWQGWSEKDLISRAAASAETIRKVR; this is translated from the coding sequence GTGCAAAGCAGTTCTAACAATTCAAACACAAGTAAGTCACTGCTAATTCCCCGAAGTAACAACAGCTCTTATTTATTAAGTGTTGACCCGAGTTTAAGATCAACTGGCTGGGTATTATTTTCCATCGAAACGCAAGCACCAGTTATCGCTGGACTGATTAAACCGACCAACACTCAACTTGCGCTAGCAAGTCGATTGAACCAATTTCAAAATACCGTCAGTGAGTTACTCGAATATTTAAAGCTTAATTCAAAAGATTATTTAGTTTGCGAGGGTCCTGCGCCGTTAGTCCTCAATCCGCAGAGTGCACTCAAGGTTGAGCATGTGCGGGGAATGTTTGAGACTATCGCTCGAGCTCGTAACGTTTGTGTCCCCGGGCGCTTAAATCCCCGGTCTGTGCAATCAGAAATTTTAGGATTACGGGGAGCGCAAATTAATCGTAAACAAGTTAAAGCTGTCGCCAAAAAAACTTGTGAGCAGTTGTTTCCAAATTTAAATTTAGAGCTTGTTGGCATTAAAATCCGCAAAAACGAATTGCCTCAAGATATTATTGATGCCCTATTGATTGGCATGCTTGCCTGTAGTCGAATCCGTCAGGCAATTTTTAGTGGTATCGAACCTGAAGCATCGTTTGCAGAACGTAGGCAAAATTCGAGATCTAAGTCAGCTTGGCAAGGCTGGTCAGAAAAGGATTTAATTTCCCGTGCTGCAGCCTCTGCTGAAACAATCCGTAAGGTCAGATGA
- a CDS encoding MBL fold metallo-hydrolase codes for MWIRSSAALSEHCYQVTTPFSSHLLIHDQSTALVDCGVFAGGKTLVEEIQAALGTERTLDYLLLTHAHSDHCGGVYHLKQAYPALKILASPATADEFGKKHFIEECLAFNQSVCGAIQNCDSSDLEKLSPSLKVDQLIRDGDSMSLGSEVEIKVIGCPGHTDDSIAFFIRPDMAIAAGEALGWYNGRNQAFPCFLSSYHGYVISLDRILNLEVKVVSLAHAGAITGDMAMSYLKELRDSSKAFHELIRERMSLGATAHEVAETLALEWKEQGIAPEGPFSETMRKTVLEMVRVIADDR; via the coding sequence ATGTGGATTCGTTCTTCAGCTGCATTATCAGAGCATTGTTATCAAGTTACGACTCCCTTTTCGAGCCATTTACTAATTCACGATCAATCGACAGCATTAGTTGACTGTGGGGTATTCGCTGGCGGAAAAACACTTGTAGAAGAGATTCAAGCCGCATTAGGCACTGAGCGCACGCTCGATTATCTTTTATTGACGCATGCCCACTCCGATCACTGCGGCGGAGTATATCATTTAAAGCAAGCTTACCCTGCGCTAAAGATCTTAGCCTCACCAGCCACAGCAGATGAATTCGGGAAGAAACATTTTATTGAAGAGTGCTTAGCATTTAATCAATCAGTTTGTGGCGCGATTCAGAACTGCGATAGTAGCGACCTCGAGAAACTTTCTCCATCGCTTAAGGTCGATCAATTGATTCGTGACGGCGACTCAATGTCACTCGGCAGCGAGGTTGAAATTAAAGTGATTGGCTGCCCAGGACATACTGATGACTCGATTGCCTTTTTTATCCGCCCCGACATGGCAATCGCTGCAGGAGAAGCCTTAGGCTGGTACAACGGTCGTAATCAAGCTTTCCCCTGCTTTCTTTCAAGTTACCATGGGTATGTCATTAGCTTAGACCGCATTCTTAATCTTGAAGTGAAAGTCGTAAGCTTAGCTCACGCGGGGGCAATTACTGGTGACATGGCGATGAGCTACCTTAAGGAACTCCGTGATAGTTCGAAGGCATTCCACGAACTTATTCGTGAACGAATGAGTTTAGGCGCAACAGCACATGAAGTTGCAGAAACTTTAGCGCTAGAGTGGAAAGAGCAAGGCATTGCTCCTGAAGGCCCTTTTAGCGAAACCATGCGTAAAACTGTGCTGGAAATGGTGCGCGTGATTGCGGACGACCGCTAG
- a CDS encoding DUF2959 family protein: MQKKSVFTLACLTFYLTSCSTIYYSTWEKLGKEKRDLLKDRVTATRSEQQETKKEFQDALTTLRVTYTAVHTPLATKYDSLKSRYDDCESQSGDLKSRIESMDQIAKDLFKEWRSEANSIANSGLKYDSLAKLKSTQEKYEHMHEALNDSYANLQPVLTQFRDHVLYLKHNLNAQALGSLKDEAKSIESGIENLIHQMQTSIAETDQFLKEFQAHG; this comes from the coding sequence ATGCAAAAAAAATCAGTTTTTACTCTCGCTTGCCTTACGTTCTATCTTACAAGCTGTTCAACGATTTATTACTCAACTTGGGAAAAATTAGGTAAAGAAAAGCGAGATTTATTAAAAGATCGCGTCACGGCAACGCGCTCAGAACAGCAAGAAACTAAAAAAGAATTCCAGGATGCCCTGACAACGCTGCGTGTGACGTATACAGCTGTGCATACGCCTTTAGCTACAAAATACGACAGCCTCAAATCTAGGTATGACGATTGTGAGTCTCAATCCGGGGATCTTAAATCACGCATCGAGAGCATGGATCAGATCGCTAAAGATTTATTCAAGGAATGGCGTAGTGAAGCCAATTCCATAGCAAATTCTGGATTGAAGTACGATAGCCTGGCTAAGCTAAAAAGCACTCAAGAAAAATATGAGCATATGCATGAGGCTTTGAATGACTCCTATGCAAATCTCCAGCCGGTGCTTACTCAGTTTCGCGATCACGTGCTCTACTTAAAGCATAACCTTAATGCTCAGGCTCTTGGTTCACTTAAGGACGAGGCCAAGAGTATTGAATCAGGCATTGAGAATTTGATTCATCAAATGCAGACTTCGATTGCCGAAACCGACCAGTTTTTAAAAGAATTTCAGGCGCATGGGTGA
- a CDS encoding adenosine kinase — MKKKFDVYGLGNALMDIQLRVSTSDLELLKLRKGGMQLVDAESQMRIFDFFADKEAHYASGGSAANTIIALAGLGASTAYGCLVADDVFGHRYQSEMQELGILTPNARREGKITGTCLILISEDAERTMNTNLGVSAELDEQDVDEETIQHSSWVYLEGYPLSSDSGSRAALKALQYAKKHGAKVALTLSDAFIVEHFRPALEACLQGTDLVFANHTEACAFAKTTNRDQAFQVLCNQVPNVVMTLGAEGSLIRYQGETHKQAAVTAKAIDLTGAGDMYAGAFLYGISHSSSLQDSAKLASFLAAKVVSTLGPRLNENLRELARSLKIITGDF; from the coding sequence ATGAAGAAAAAATTTGATGTTTACGGCCTCGGTAATGCCTTAATGGATATTCAATTACGAGTTTCCACCAGTGACTTGGAGTTATTAAAGTTGCGTAAAGGGGGCATGCAACTTGTTGATGCAGAAAGCCAAATGCGCATTTTTGATTTTTTCGCCGATAAAGAAGCACATTATGCTTCGGGGGGGTCTGCGGCGAACACAATTATTGCCCTTGCTGGGCTTGGCGCAAGTACAGCTTATGGCTGTCTTGTGGCTGACGATGTCTTTGGCCATCGCTATCAAAGCGAAATGCAAGAACTCGGCATCTTAACTCCCAATGCACGACGTGAAGGTAAAATTACCGGGACTTGTTTAATTCTTATCTCCGAAGATGCTGAACGCACAATGAACACAAATCTTGGTGTGAGTGCTGAACTTGATGAGCAAGATGTTGATGAGGAGACGATTCAACATTCAAGCTGGGTTTACTTAGAAGGCTATCCATTGTCATCAGATTCTGGATCAAGGGCTGCACTTAAAGCGCTTCAGTATGCAAAAAAACATGGAGCGAAAGTGGCCTTAACACTTTCTGATGCTTTTATTGTTGAGCATTTTAGGCCAGCCCTCGAGGCTTGTCTGCAGGGGACTGACCTGGTTTTTGCAAACCATACGGAAGCTTGCGCCTTTGCCAAAACAACAAACCGCGATCAGGCTTTCCAAGTCCTATGCAATCAAGTTCCCAATGTAGTTATGACCCTTGGAGCCGAAGGTTCACTGATCCGCTACCAGGGAGAAACTCACAAACAAGCAGCCGTTACGGCCAAGGCAATTGACCTAACTGGCGCAGGAGACATGTATGCTGGCGCATTTCTCTATGGCATTTCTCACTCCTCTAGTTTGCAAGATTCGGCAAAGCTTGCTTCATTTTTGGCGGCAAAAGTAGTTTCTACTCTTGGACCCAGATTAAATGAAAATTTACGTGAGCTTGCTCGCAGCCTGAAAATTATTACCGGAGATTTTTAA
- a CDS encoding CPBP family intramembrane metalloprotease: MSEQSHDHHGILRKFLAIREFELFFSALHAAISHQRKPSVNRTTVLFAIAIALLPLLISLLSSYTEQSGFRDLPAIVVGIAALFGILVRARHGFGALVSMPRKRAIKLTHIGFALGCIPAVIVLVYFPELLAERKEAFAQAATASPKSYLQKVIAISSFILLVSLWAAATEELIFRGMLVSTIRRWEGIKNHLLRDCVAVLLSAMLFGAAHVATWGLGAALVLTGIGIGFALGYIANGERLGITIFYHFVFDVLSISVALLA; the protein is encoded by the coding sequence ATGTCAGAACAAAGCCACGATCATCACGGAATCCTTAGAAAATTCTTGGCCATACGTGAATTTGAGCTATTTTTCTCAGCTTTACACGCAGCAATATCCCATCAGCGCAAGCCTAGCGTTAATCGAACGACGGTGCTTTTTGCCATTGCAATTGCCCTCTTGCCCTTATTGATCAGTCTATTAAGTAGCTATACAGAGCAATCTGGATTTCGTGATTTGCCTGCGATTGTGGTTGGCATTGCTGCCTTATTTGGCATTCTAGTTCGAGCGCGACATGGCTTTGGAGCTTTAGTCTCGATGCCGCGAAAACGCGCGATCAAATTAACTCATATTGGCTTTGCTTTGGGCTGCATCCCGGCAGTGATTGTTTTAGTTTACTTCCCAGAATTACTGGCTGAACGGAAGGAAGCATTTGCTCAAGCTGCAACAGCTTCTCCAAAATCATACCTACAAAAGGTCATCGCGATCTCAAGCTTTATTTTGCTTGTTTCACTTTGGGCTGCTGCCACGGAAGAATTAATTTTTCGCGGCATGTTAGTTAGTACAATCCGACGTTGGGAGGGCATCAAAAACCATTTGCTGCGTGATTGCGTTGCGGTTTTATTGAGTGCAATGCTTTTCGGAGCTGCCCACGTAGCAACTTGGGGTCTTGGCGCAGCGTTGGTTTTAACCGGAATCGGCATTGGGTTTGCACTTGGGTATATTGCCAATGGTGAAAGACTGGGGATTACGATTTTTTACCACTTTGTCTTTGATGTGCTGAGTATTTCAGTTGCTTTGCTAGCTTGA
- a CDS encoding M48 family metallopeptidase, with amino-acid sequence MKYIPKQEVEKINYDIEHPLRNFITLVTAAIVFACGLVFIFGAIGEKLLLAIGPEYEAKIFSSFSFPHDAVLPEADKILGKLIGAASKKYKVSILCEEQPNAFAFPGNTIVVTSGLLKLVSTENALAFVLGHEYGHFHHRHHLSGIGFALGASAALKLAGLDAVALAAFALPQKLIARKFNRTQEQAADKISIDLVAKVYGGLNGATEFFEKMMADEIKSNELALFSTHPVTNDRIEEIKKNSVNSNQLLPLQIDLKKLCPE; translated from the coding sequence ATGAAATACATTCCTAAGCAGGAAGTTGAGAAAATAAATTACGATATCGAGCATCCGCTACGTAATTTTATTACGCTCGTTACCGCTGCAATTGTTTTTGCCTGTGGGTTGGTCTTTATCTTTGGTGCAATTGGGGAAAAACTTTTATTGGCGATTGGCCCTGAATATGAGGCAAAAATTTTTTCAAGTTTTAGTTTTCCGCACGACGCGGTGTTACCAGAGGCAGATAAAATACTAGGTAAATTAATCGGAGCAGCATCCAAAAAATATAAAGTATCTATACTTTGTGAAGAGCAACCTAACGCCTTTGCCTTTCCTGGCAACACAATTGTCGTGACTAGCGGATTGTTAAAGCTAGTTAGCACAGAAAATGCTTTAGCCTTTGTTTTAGGTCACGAATATGGACATTTCCACCATCGGCACCATCTCTCGGGTATTGGCTTTGCTCTCGGAGCTTCGGCAGCGCTGAAACTGGCAGGGCTTGATGCAGTTGCGCTTGCTGCATTTGCGCTACCACAAAAGCTCATTGCTCGTAAATTTAACCGCACACAGGAGCAGGCCGCTGATAAGATTTCGATTGATTTGGTCGCTAAGGTTTACGGCGGGCTTAATGGCGCAACAGAGTTTTTTGAAAAAATGATGGCCGACGAAATTAAAAGTAATGAACTTGCACTGTTTAGCACCCATCCCGTCACGAATGATCGAATTGAGGAAATTAAGAAAAATTCTGTAAACTCAAATCAATTGCTACCCTTGCAGATCGATCTCAAAAAGCTTTGCCCTGAATAA
- a CDS encoding heavy metal-binding domain-containing protein, translating to MEDLFQLIVTAVLLLLGFFFGSRNEKKHFKSIIEREKQLIYIPLRADQALDRDYHEAKLVSGSVVIANDYFKTFVAGLKTMVGGKLNSYESLMDRARREAVIRMKEQARAWGAKEIVHFRLESSALDQLGVEILAVATALK from the coding sequence ATGGAAGATCTCTTTCAACTCATCGTTACTGCGGTTTTACTGTTGCTTGGTTTTTTCTTTGGATCAAGAAACGAAAAAAAACACTTCAAAAGTATTATTGAGCGCGAAAAACAACTGATTTACATCCCGTTACGCGCTGATCAAGCTTTAGATCGCGACTATCACGAAGCGAAATTAGTCAGCGGATCGGTTGTAATTGCCAATGACTACTTTAAGACTTTCGTTGCTGGCTTAAAGACAATGGTTGGCGGAAAACTTAATAGCTACGAATCGCTGATGGATCGCGCCCGGCGCGAAGCTGTGATCCGGATGAAAGAGCAAGCGCGCGCTTGGGGCGCTAAGGAAATCGTGCATTTCCGCCTTGAGTCATCAGCCCTTGATCAGCTCGGGGTAGAGATTCTTGCTGTCGCCACAGCCCTTAAATAA
- a CDS encoding YbjQ family protein, producing MILTTINQIPNRNIIEHYGIVSGSTVRSKHFGKDMFSGIKNIFGGELKAYTELMEETRNEALNRLQQQAQAKGANAVIGIRFATSDVAAGAAEVFAYGTAVRVE from the coding sequence ATGATTCTTACGACAATCAATCAAATTCCTAATCGAAACATTATTGAGCACTATGGAATAGTCAGCGGCAGTACTGTCCGCTCCAAGCATTTCGGCAAAGATATGTTTTCTGGAATAAAAAATATTTTTGGCGGTGAGCTTAAAGCTTATACGGAATTGATGGAAGAAACGCGCAATGAAGCACTAAATCGTTTGCAACAACAGGCTCAAGCTAAGGGAGCTAACGCAGTGATTGGAATTCGCTTTGCTACAAGCGATGTTGCAGCTGGTGCAGCAGAAGTTTTTGCTTATGGCACAGCAGTACGAGTGGAATAA
- a CDS encoding DegT/DnrJ/EryC1/StrS family aminotransferase: protein MTVPLLDLVAQYQTLREEIEPVIRRICDSQKFILGPDVESFEAAAAKYCHTKYALGVSSGTDALLLGLMALDIGVGDEVITSPYTFFATGGSIARTGAEPVFVDIDPVSFNLDPAQIESKITTRTKAIMPVHLYGQCADLTAINEIARRFKLVVIEDAAQAIGAESEGKRAGSIGEIGCFSFFPSKNLGAFGDAGMVTTNDQQLFEKMKILRVHGMQPKYFHQLIGGNFRIDALQAAVLEVKLKYLDQWSAARQNNAAKYRQLFSEAGLASILSLPVEVKNARHIYNQFVVRTPERDALLKFLQAEQVGCEVYYPVPLHLQECFSYLGYQVGDFPESEKAAEETLALPIYPELSQAQLEKVVGSIAKFFRGRNS, encoded by the coding sequence ATTACTGTCCCACTTCTAGATCTTGTCGCCCAGTACCAAACACTTCGTGAAGAGATTGAGCCAGTTATTAGAAGAATTTGCGATTCCCAGAAATTTATTCTCGGGCCTGATGTCGAAAGCTTTGAAGCTGCCGCTGCAAAGTATTGCCACACTAAGTATGCACTTGGTGTTTCATCCGGGACAGATGCGTTATTGTTAGGATTGATGGCATTAGACATTGGTGTTGGGGATGAGGTGATCACTAGTCCCTATACGTTTTTTGCAACTGGCGGGTCAATTGCTCGCACTGGTGCTGAGCCAGTTTTTGTTGATATCGATCCTGTTTCGTTTAATCTCGATCCGGCGCAGATTGAATCTAAAATTACAACTCGCACTAAGGCGATTATGCCTGTGCACTTATACGGACAGTGTGCAGATTTAACCGCAATCAATGAAATTGCAAGACGTTTTAAGCTTGTTGTGATTGAAGATGCTGCGCAAGCGATTGGTGCCGAGAGCGAGGGAAAGCGCGCCGGAAGTATTGGTGAGATTGGCTGTTTTAGTTTTTTTCCTTCCAAGAACCTAGGCGCATTTGGTGATGCTGGAATGGTGACTACGAATGACCAGCAGCTCTTTGAGAAAATGAAAATCCTTCGCGTGCATGGAATGCAACCCAAATATTTTCACCAATTGATTGGAGGGAATTTCCGCATTGATGCCCTGCAAGCGGCGGTGCTCGAAGTTAAGCTTAAGTATCTCGATCAATGGAGCGCGGCACGCCAAAACAACGCCGCAAAATACCGTCAACTATTTTCTGAAGCTGGTTTAGCATCAATTCTGAGCCTGCCAGTTGAAGTCAAAAATGCTCGACACATTTACAATCAATTCGTAGTGCGCACACCAGAACGGGATGCGTTACTAAAATTTTTACAGGCCGAGCAAGTAGGCTGCGAAGTTTACTATCCTGTGCCACTGCATTTACAAGAATGCTTTAGTTATCTGGGTTATCAAGTAGGGGATTTCCCAGAGAGCGAAAAAGCAGCAGAAGAGACACTAGCTTTACCGATTTATCCTGAGCTAAGCCAAGCCCAGCTAGAAAAAGTAGTCGGGTCAATTGCTAAATTTTTCCGCGGCAGAAATAGCTAA
- a CDS encoding SURF1 family protein — MKIDTFKFSVKITLICTILASAMLWAASWQWSRYHEKLELLASYEKNSTEKPIQFNPQALDPTTINQILNRKVYLKGRYDFSRQVIVTNRKHRSGPGHWLVTPFKIAATEEYILVSRGFIPFADLTKKSWEKYNFTANEELVAVVKKTNNQLFLGPKNPATGPNLPFQYKFFFPEVAKISAQLPYPVIQPIFLQRVGAPEQGEFPAQSISIEVPPSTHFGYTIEWSLLALVTVVLGFMLQAYPGLFTRKALYLSE, encoded by the coding sequence ATGAAGATAGATACTTTCAAATTTTCAGTGAAAATTACGTTAATCTGCACAATTCTAGCAAGCGCAATGCTTTGGGCGGCAAGCTGGCAGTGGTCGCGCTATCATGAAAAGCTGGAGCTACTTGCTTCCTACGAAAAAAACTCGACTGAGAAACCAATTCAATTTAACCCGCAAGCCTTGGATCCAACAACAATTAATCAAATTTTAAATCGAAAAGTTTATTTAAAAGGACGCTACGATTTTTCACGGCAAGTTATTGTGACAAATCGCAAACATCGCAGTGGGCCAGGTCATTGGTTAGTTACGCCCTTTAAGATTGCTGCCACGGAGGAATATATTTTAGTCAGCCGTGGATTTATTCCCTTTGCTGATTTAACTAAAAAGAGCTGGGAGAAATATAATTTCACTGCGAACGAAGAATTAGTTGCGGTTGTAAAAAAGACGAATAATCAGCTTTTTCTCGGACCAAAAAACCCAGCGACAGGCCCGAATCTACCCTTTCAATATAAATTCTTTTTCCCAGAGGTTGCTAAAATTTCTGCACAGTTACCCTACCCGGTAATTCAGCCAATATTTCTACAACGAGTAGGCGCGCCCGAACAGGGAGAGTTTCCTGCGCAATCGATTTCGATTGAAGTTCCACCTTCGACTCATTTCGGCTATACCATCGAGTGGTCACTGCTGGCTTTGGTGACTGTCGTCCTAGGTTTTATGCTTCAAGCTTATCCGGGACTTTTTACAAGAAAGGCATTATATTTAAGCGAATGA